Proteins from a genomic interval of Nitrospina gracilis Nb-211:
- a CDS encoding ABC transporter ATP-binding protein: protein MKYARQLARFLYPYRTMLFWGSILLILASATNLAIPLFVKQLVDVVMVKKDVALLNDMAWIIALLFLSQMLFSTAHNYLYDITEKRVTTDFRKRIFRHIHKLSMSFFVKRRTGEIMSRMTNDISTIEGVITDLPATILQQSIRLFGGVIIIIYMNWKLTFMILVLAPILVLFARYFGKQLRALSTEIQDKLSTSTTILEENLSGMAVVKSFVKQKLEIDRFEAAVEDSFESAKKRVKISAFFGPSIGFIAFITALILLWYGGHQVIAGNISPGELIAFILYATIIAGPMGSFARLYTRIQEALGASQRIFDILNTEGEVKDIPGAKPMPPIVGRVEVKNLHFHYRPDQEVLKGLNFTVEPGEMVALVGPSGAGKTTLINLLHRFYDPVEGEILVDGIPIHTVQLNSYLQQVALVPQETLLFGGTIEENIRYAKPEASEAEIVEAAQSANADAFIRACPDGYQTVVGEKGIRLSAGQRQRIAIARAILKNPHMLILDEATSALDNESEKLIQEALDRLMKGKTSFVIAHRLSTIHNADRIIVLEHGQVAEMGRHQELMEKEGLYHYLYTLKSYQLEHEPEALDEADL, encoded by the coding sequence ATGAAATACGCAAGACAACTCGCCCGTTTTCTGTACCCCTACCGCACCATGCTGTTCTGGGGGAGCATCCTGTTGATCCTCGCCTCCGCCACCAACCTGGCGATCCCGCTGTTCGTCAAGCAGTTGGTGGACGTGGTGATGGTGAAGAAGGACGTGGCACTGCTGAACGACATGGCATGGATCATCGCCCTGTTGTTTCTTTCGCAGATGCTGTTCAGCACGGCGCACAATTACCTGTACGACATCACCGAAAAGCGCGTCACCACCGACTTCCGCAAGCGCATCTTCCGCCACATCCACAAACTGTCGATGAGCTTTTTCGTGAAACGGCGCACCGGCGAGATCATGTCGCGCATGACCAACGACATCTCCACCATCGAGGGCGTCATCACCGACCTGCCGGCGACGATATTACAGCAGTCGATCCGCCTGTTCGGCGGCGTGATCATCATCATCTACATGAACTGGAAACTGACGTTCATGATCCTCGTGCTGGCGCCCATCCTGGTTTTGTTCGCGCGTTACTTCGGCAAGCAGTTGCGCGCGTTGTCCACGGAGATCCAGGACAAGCTGTCCACCTCCACCACCATACTGGAAGAAAACCTAAGCGGCATGGCGGTAGTGAAATCGTTCGTCAAGCAGAAGCTGGAGATCGACCGCTTCGAGGCGGCGGTGGAGGACAGCTTTGAGTCGGCGAAGAAGCGGGTGAAGATCTCGGCGTTCTTCGGGCCGTCGATCGGCTTCATCGCCTTCATCACCGCACTGATTCTGCTGTGGTACGGCGGGCACCAGGTGATCGCGGGCAACATCAGCCCCGGCGAGTTGATCGCCTTCATCCTGTACGCCACCATCATTGCCGGCCCGATGGGCAGTTTCGCCCGGCTGTACACGCGCATTCAGGAGGCGTTGGGGGCGAGTCAGCGCATTTTCGACATATTGAACACCGAGGGCGAGGTGAAGGATATTCCTGGCGCGAAACCCATGCCCCCCATCGTCGGCCGCGTGGAGGTGAAAAACCTGCATTTCCACTACAGGCCGGACCAGGAAGTGCTGAAAGGACTCAATTTCACCGTGGAGCCCGGGGAGATGGTGGCGCTGGTGGGGCCCAGCGGCGCCGGCAAGACCACGCTCATCAACCTCCTGCACCGCTTTTACGATCCGGTGGAAGGCGAGATTCTGGTGGACGGCATCCCCATCCACACCGTGCAATTAAACAGCTACTTACAGCAGGTGGCGCTGGTGCCGCAGGAAACCCTGCTGTTCGGCGGGACGATTGAGGAGAACATCCGCTACGCCAAGCCGGAGGCAAGCGAGGCGGAGATCGTCGAGGCGGCGCAGAGCGCCAACGCCGATGCCTTCATCCGCGCCTGCCCGGACGGATACCAGACGGTGGTCGGGGAAAAGGGGATCCGCCTGTCCGCAGGCCAGCGGCAGAGAATCGCCATCGCCCGCGCCATTCTCAAAAACCCGCATATGTTGATACTGGACGAAGCCACCTCCGCCCTGGACAACGAGTCCGAAAAGCTGATTCAGGAGGCCCTGGATCGGCTCATGAAGGGTAAAACCTCATTTGTGATCGCCCACAGGCTGTCCACCATCCACAATGCCGACCGCATCATCGTGCTGGAACACGGGCAGGTGGCGGAAATGGGCCGCCACCAGGAACTAATGGAAAAAGAGGGACTGTATCACTACCTCTACACCCTGAAAAGCTACCAATTGGAGCACGAACCGGAGGCGCTGGACGAGGCGGATCTCTAG
- a CDS encoding pentapeptide repeat-containing protein: protein MTADDRDFSGRELKEKDFSGQDLSQSDFAEADLTAANLSNCILTYSQFYRARLLQVRAEAADVSQSSLMEANMSHSRFTGASFAGSELEGADLRHSHFANADFSETNLTGAYLEGANLEGANLKQAELKAGDLRKTVFHNANLFEADLRYTRLDEADFTGANLEGADFTGADLYNVKFNDADMQDVDFTEVDISGCDFTGAKNLTCGQIESAIFQKDTVAFPDYISIRWLDDNEYECTCAD from the coding sequence ATGACGGCAGACGATCGCGACTTCAGCGGCCGCGAGTTGAAAGAGAAGGACTTCAGCGGGCAGGACTTGAGCCAGTCGGATTTCGCGGAGGCGGACTTGACGGCGGCGAACCTGTCGAACTGCATTCTCACCTATTCCCAGTTTTACCGTGCGCGGTTGTTGCAGGTGCGGGCGGAGGCGGCGGACGTCTCCCAGTCCAGTCTCATGGAAGCCAACATGAGCCACAGCCGTTTTACCGGTGCGTCGTTCGCCGGCTCGGAGCTGGAAGGCGCGGACCTGCGGCATTCGCATTTTGCCAACGCCGACTTTTCGGAAACCAACCTCACCGGCGCCTATCTGGAGGGGGCGAACCTGGAGGGCGCGAATTTAAAGCAGGCGGAGTTGAAGGCGGGTGACCTGCGCAAGACCGTGTTCCACAACGCCAACCTGTTCGAAGCGGATCTCCGTTACACGCGACTGGATGAAGCCGACTTCACCGGCGCGAACCTGGAGGGGGCCGACTTTACCGGCGCGGACCTGTATAACGTGAAGTTCAACGATGCAGACATGCAGGATGTGGACTTCACTGAAGTGGATATTTCCGGATGCGATTTCACCGGCGCAAAAAACCTCACCTGCGGGCAGATCGAGTCCGCCATTTTCCAGAAAGACACCGTCGCCTTTCCCGATTACATCTCCATTCGCTGGCTGGACGATAACGAATACGAATGCACCTGCGCAGATTGA
- a CDS encoding UbiA-like polyprenyltransferase: protein MWEQLKIIFADIKIQHTVFALPFAVMSAFLAAEGMPTWEQLLWILLCMFGARNAAMAFNRIVDARLDAKNPRTEHRALPAGKVGMGQYGVFLLVSSAVFIFAAGMLNRLALWLSPVALAIVFFYSITKRFTPYSHVFLGFALSVAPVGAWVAIREEISFTSLVLGAAVVFWLTGFDIIYACMDVEADRKNRLHSIPARFGVGPGLWLARAAHAMMVIFLLGLMWLSPLLGVTYLVGVLAVAGLLIYEHSLVREDDLTRVNIAFFNVNGLISLTLMTLVIVDCMWV from the coding sequence ATGTGGGAACAACTGAAAATCATCTTCGCGGACATCAAAATTCAACATACCGTGTTCGCCCTGCCGTTCGCCGTGATGAGCGCCTTCCTGGCGGCGGAAGGCATGCCCACCTGGGAGCAGTTGCTGTGGATCCTGCTCTGCATGTTCGGCGCGAGGAACGCCGCCATGGCCTTCAACCGCATCGTGGACGCCCGCCTGGACGCCAAAAACCCGCGCACCGAACACCGCGCCCTGCCCGCGGGCAAGGTGGGGATGGGACAGTACGGGGTGTTCCTCCTCGTGTCGTCCGCCGTCTTCATCTTCGCCGCCGGAATGCTGAACCGCCTCGCGCTGTGGCTGTCGCCGGTGGCGCTGGCCATCGTGTTTTTCTACTCGATCACCAAACGCTTCACCCCGTACTCGCACGTGTTTCTGGGATTCGCCCTGTCGGTGGCGCCGGTGGGGGCGTGGGTGGCGATCCGCGAGGAGATTTCGTTCACCTCGTTGGTGCTGGGGGCGGCGGTGGTGTTCTGGCTCACCGGGTTCGACATCATTTACGCCTGCATGGACGTGGAGGCCGATAGAAAGAACCGGCTTCATTCCATCCCGGCGCGGTTCGGGGTCGGCCCGGGCTTGTGGCTGGCCCGCGCCGCGCACGCCATGATGGTGATCTTCCTGCTCGGCCTGATGTGGTTGTCGCCTTTGCTGGGCGTGACGTACCTGGTCGGCGTGCTCGCCGTGGCGGGGTTGTTGATCTACGAGCATTCCCTCGTGCGCGAAGATGACCTGACGCGCGTGAACATCGCCTTCTTCAATGTGAACGGACTCATCAGCCTCACCCTCATGACCCTCGTCATCGTGGATTGCATGTGGGTGTGA
- the mqnE gene encoding aminofutalosine synthase MqnE: protein MVFEFLDQRLKPIEDKVKAGERLSFDDGVTLFKTPDLLGVGRLATIVRERKNGDNAYFIHNRHINPTNVCIHTCNFCAFGVKADAPNAYEKSLDEIFSDAQAYQNGKVSEFHIVGGLHPDWPYKVYLDMVRGLKERFPDVHLQAFTAVELDYLARLAGKPLKETLEELHDAGLGSIPGGGAEIFAKRARKKICNDKITGERWLEVHETAHGVGLKSNATMLYGHLEFAEERVDHLVRLRELQDKTGGFVTFIPLAFHPENTNLHFLPPTSGQLDLRALAVSRLMLDNFPHIKAFWIMISPKIAQLSMSFGADDMDGTVVEEKIIHAAGATTDQIFHQREIIDMIIESGRLPMERDTLYEDTHLAAV, encoded by the coding sequence GTGGTGTTTGAGTTTCTGGATCAACGGCTGAAACCGATTGAAGACAAAGTGAAAGCGGGCGAGCGCCTGTCGTTCGACGACGGGGTGACGCTGTTCAAGACGCCGGACCTGTTGGGCGTCGGCCGGCTGGCCACCATCGTGCGCGAGCGCAAAAACGGCGACAATGCCTACTTCATCCACAACCGCCACATCAACCCGACCAACGTCTGCATCCACACCTGCAACTTCTGCGCGTTCGGCGTGAAAGCCGACGCCCCCAACGCCTACGAAAAATCGCTGGATGAAATCTTCTCCGACGCGCAGGCCTACCAGAATGGCAAGGTCAGCGAGTTCCACATCGTCGGCGGCCTGCACCCGGACTGGCCCTACAAGGTGTACCTCGACATGGTGCGCGGTCTCAAGGAACGGTTTCCCGATGTCCACCTGCAGGCGTTCACGGCGGTGGAGCTGGATTACCTGGCGCGCCTCGCGGGCAAGCCGCTGAAAGAAACGCTCGAAGAACTGCACGACGCAGGGCTGGGATCGATCCCCGGCGGCGGCGCGGAAATTTTCGCCAAGCGTGCGCGCAAGAAAATCTGCAATGACAAGATCACCGGCGAGCGCTGGCTGGAGGTGCACGAGACGGCGCACGGCGTCGGCCTCAAGAGCAACGCCACCATGCTGTACGGTCACCTGGAGTTTGCGGAGGAGCGCGTCGACCATCTGGTCCGCCTGCGCGAACTGCAGGACAAAACCGGCGGCTTCGTCACCTTCATCCCGCTGGCGTTTCATCCGGAGAACACCAACCTGCATTTCCTGCCGCCGACGTCGGGTCAGCTGGACCTGCGCGCCCTGGCGGTCAGCCGCCTCATGCTCGACAACTTTCCGCACATCAAGGCGTTCTGGATCATGATCTCGCCCAAGATCGCACAGCTTTCCATGTCTTTCGGCGCGGACGACATGGACGGCACCGTGGTCGAGGAAAAAATCATCCACGCCGCCGGTGCGACGACGGACCAGATTTTCCATCAGCGCGAGATCATCGACATGATCATCGAATCCGGCCGCCTGCCGATGGAACGCGACACGCTGTACGAAGACACCCACCTCGCCGCGGTGTAA
- a CDS encoding prolipoprotein diacylglyceryl transferase family protein, which yields MTGNWIFCAGLIFFSTVYLYMGCKYLPRERFQFLAVIPVRKREDGSWESLNLTYYGLLTASALGLGVMVFFTLSTGAGAALESSLLFLTLVVVAGLIAARAFSQWVEGKRHTFTTQGAFWAGGALALPVLALINALPENFHVDPLPMLPVFAALTVGYCLAEGWGRLACMSFGCCYGDPLHEMPLWLRRLFENHCFRFEGATKKIAYAQGWENVPVFPIQALTAALHLVGGSIALAFFLASEFLIAFWVSVGVSQGWRFASEFLRRDHRGAGRWSVYQKGALVALAYAGLLGWILPETEMKVIVAGAWPSILQWKTVLWTLTFSIVTFLYMGRSQVTESQVTFRVRADRI from the coding sequence ATGACCGGCAACTGGATTTTTTGTGCAGGGCTGATTTTCTTCTCCACCGTTTACCTGTATATGGGATGCAAGTACCTGCCGCGCGAACGGTTTCAGTTTCTGGCGGTCATCCCGGTGCGCAAACGCGAAGACGGAAGCTGGGAGTCGCTCAATCTCACTTATTACGGCCTGCTCACCGCCAGCGCTCTGGGTCTGGGCGTGATGGTGTTTTTTACGTTGAGCACGGGAGCCGGTGCGGCGCTGGAGTCGAGCCTCCTTTTCCTGACGCTGGTGGTGGTGGCCGGACTGATTGCGGCGCGCGCGTTCTCACAATGGGTGGAGGGCAAACGGCACACCTTCACCACGCAGGGAGCCTTTTGGGCCGGAGGCGCGCTCGCCCTGCCGGTGCTGGCTTTGATCAACGCCCTGCCGGAAAACTTTCACGTCGATCCTCTGCCCATGCTCCCCGTGTTCGCCGCACTGACAGTCGGTTACTGTCTGGCGGAAGGCTGGGGACGTTTGGCCTGCATGAGTTTCGGTTGCTGTTACGGCGACCCCCTGCACGAGATGCCCCTGTGGTTGCGCCGCCTTTTCGAAAACCACTGCTTCCGCTTTGAAGGCGCGACCAAAAAAATCGCTTACGCACAGGGGTGGGAAAACGTGCCGGTGTTCCCCATTCAGGCGCTCACCGCCGCCCTGCACCTGGTCGGCGGAAGCATCGCCCTCGCTTTTTTCCTCGCCTCCGAGTTTTTAATCGCCTTTTGGGTTTCCGTCGGAGTCTCTCAGGGCTGGCGCTTCGCCTCGGAGTTTCTCAGGCGCGATCACCGCGGTGCGGGCCGCTGGAGCGTGTACCAGAAAGGCGCGCTGGTGGCGCTGGCTTACGCGGGACTGCTGGGATGGATCCTGCCAGAGACCGAGATGAAGGTTATCGTCGCGGGAGCGTGGCCCTCCATCCTGCAATGGAAGACGGTATTATGGACGCTCACTTTCAGCATCGTTACTTTCCTGTATATGGGACGGAGCCAGGTGACCGAATCGCAAGTGACCTTCCGCGTGCGCGCTGACCGGATTTGA
- a CDS encoding YqaE/Pmp3 family membrane protein, which produces MSQPIRKQKPRPRKNVVGGVDFSKDYICLTCGCQRRPVNVRRGHIVIEILLWLCFIVPGVVYAVWRTLRRHDVCPKCRTPSIVKTTSPQAFQLRRLMSTLSQPKDKPAGEA; this is translated from the coding sequence ATGAGTCAGCCGATTCGAAAGCAGAAACCCAGGCCGAGGAAAAATGTCGTCGGCGGGGTGGATTTCAGCAAAGATTACATCTGCCTCACCTGCGGATGCCAGCGTCGGCCCGTCAACGTGCGGCGCGGTCACATCGTCATCGAAATCCTGTTATGGTTGTGCTTCATCGTGCCCGGCGTGGTGTACGCGGTATGGCGGACCCTGCGCCGCCATGACGTCTGCCCCAAATGCCGCACGCCTTCGATCGTGAAAACCACCTCGCCGCAGGCGTTTCAACTGCGCCGCTTGATGAGCACGTTGAGTCAGCCGAAGGACAAACCCGCAGGCGAGGCCTGA
- a CDS encoding phosphatidylserine decarboxylase has translation MSRHRKPKTPASLRHQYIDGETGAIIDERLLSDPLVRFLYSQVREHAPSLFRLMTSKHWSRWMGYLNYESQLGARLCGNERFLKECGIRWEECVEPVSRFDTPRKIFERQIRYWECRPLPSAADAVVSPADSRMLVGSFQQTALLPVKHKFFDYEELLGDRPVWRKAFAGGDFAIFRLTPEKYHYNHCPVSGEVRDFYEIDGRYHSCNPGALIAFATPCSKNKRTVTILDTDIPGGTGLGLVAMVEVVALMIGEVVQCYSNHQYADPQPMTPGRSIIRGQPKSLFRPGSSTTILIFQKDRVEFDPRILANLKNPFAESRYSFDLETPLVETDVKVRSLIGSRKPRNGTTP, from the coding sequence ATGTCACGACACAGGAAACCGAAAACACCGGCCTCACTCCGGCATCAGTATATTGACGGCGAGACCGGAGCCATCATCGACGAACGCCTGCTGAGCGATCCGCTGGTCCGGTTCCTGTATTCACAGGTCCGCGAGCACGCCCCTTCCCTGTTCCGGCTGATGACCAGTAAGCACTGGTCACGCTGGATGGGCTATTTGAATTACGAGTCCCAACTGGGAGCGAGGCTGTGCGGTAACGAACGTTTCCTGAAAGAATGCGGCATCCGCTGGGAAGAATGCGTCGAACCTGTCTCGCGATTCGATACACCCCGCAAAATTTTTGAAAGGCAGATCCGCTACTGGGAATGTCGGCCTTTACCCTCCGCGGCGGATGCCGTGGTCTCCCCGGCAGACAGCCGCATGCTGGTGGGATCATTTCAGCAAACCGCCCTGCTTCCGGTGAAGCACAAATTTTTCGATTACGAGGAACTGCTGGGTGACCGGCCCGTCTGGCGCAAGGCGTTTGCCGGGGGAGATTTCGCCATCTTCCGCCTGACACCTGAAAAGTACCATTACAATCACTGCCCCGTGTCGGGCGAGGTGCGCGATTTCTACGAGATCGACGGCCGCTACCATTCCTGCAACCCCGGCGCATTGATCGCCTTCGCCACGCCCTGCTCGAAGAACAAACGCACCGTCACCATACTCGACACCGACATCCCCGGCGGCACGGGGCTGGGCCTCGTCGCCATGGTGGAGGTGGTGGCGCTCATGATCGGCGAGGTGGTGCAGTGCTACAGCAACCATCAGTATGCCGATCCGCAACCGATGACACCCGGACGGAGCATAATCAGAGGCCAGCCGAAGAGCCTGTTCCGGCCGGGGAGCAGTACCACGATTCTGATTTTTCAGAAAGACCGCGTGGAATTCGATCCACGCATTCTCGCCAATCTCAAAAACCCGTTTGCCGAAAGCCGTTATTCTTTCGACCTGGAAACGCCCCTGGTGGAAACGGATGTCAAGGTGCGGTCGTTGATCGGCTCACGCAAACCCAGAAACGGAACCACACCATGA